Proteins encoded by one window of Streptomyces sp. ALI-76-A:
- a CDS encoding response regulator transcription factor codes for MPRSGATTVLIVHDQALQRLGLRMLLAAQPGLAVVGDTVEGAEAVRLSARLRPDVVLLDSAAAGPDGIGTIRRLSRPDTLPRPLGVVPPAEHRPRVLVLSQGRPDTYTYAALRAGAAGLLSKDATPDELTAALRTVAAGDAVASPGLTRALIDAVRRERPSVTPPPEHRLAVLTERERDVLTAVASGASNAEIAGLLCIAPTTVKSHVSSILTKIGARARVQAVVFAYESGLVRPHAPATAA; via the coding sequence GTGCCGCGCTCCGGCGCGACCACCGTACTGATCGTGCACGACCAGGCACTGCAACGCCTCGGCCTCCGCATGCTGCTGGCGGCCCAGCCCGGCCTGGCCGTCGTCGGCGACACGGTGGAAGGCGCCGAGGCGGTCCGGCTGAGCGCCCGGCTTCGCCCGGATGTCGTCCTGCTGGACAGCGCCGCGGCCGGCCCGGACGGCATCGGGACCATCCGGCGCCTCAGCCGCCCCGACACCCTCCCCCGGCCCCTCGGTGTCGTCCCGCCGGCAGAACACCGCCCGCGCGTTCTCGTCCTGAGCCAGGGCCGCCCCGACACGTACACCTACGCCGCCCTGCGCGCCGGAGCCGCCGGGCTCCTCTCCAAGGACGCCACCCCCGACGAGCTGACCGCGGCCCTGCGCACGGTGGCCGCCGGAGACGCCGTCGCCTCCCCCGGCCTGACCCGGGCGCTCATCGACGCCGTCCGCCGGGAACGCCCCTCCGTCACTCCCCCGCCGGAACACCGGCTCGCCGTGCTCACCGAACGGGAGCGCGACGTGCTCACCGCCGTGGCCTCCGGCGCGTCCAACGCCGAGATCGCCGGGCTGCTGTGCATCGCCCCGACCACGGTCAAGTCCCACGTCAGCAGCATCCTCACCAAGATCGGCGCCCGCGCCCGCGTGCAGGCGGTGGTCTTCGCCTACGAGTCGGGCCTGGTCCGGCCCCATGCCCCCGCCACCGCCGCGTGA
- a CDS encoding glycoside hydrolase family 2 TIM barrel-domain containing protein has protein sequence MPHPHVPHDDRPLVSRRRLLESGAAVLGALALSGAPALAHATGRRAAPDGSPEWQGNIAVFRLGTEPPHTTLMPYRDIGQALAADRTRSPYRLSLDGTWKFAYADRPDDRDADFHRTDLDDRDWDTIPVPSAWQLHGYDRPIYINITYPWWGPNGLGEEAQPPAAPTRYNPVGQYRRTFTVPRDWAGRRTFLHFEGVKSAHYVWINGRLVGYHEDSYDPAEYDITEHLEPGTNQIAVEVYRYSDGDWLEDQDMIRLSGIFRSVYLYSTPAVHLRDFKLDTPLSDDHRTAELSVTAAVRDYGGKGGGRYSVETQLYDADGHPVWSRPLRQAVAVDSGDETTVQAARAVPEPRLWSAEHPYLYTAVLRLRDPAGKVVETLSHRVGLREFALENGLMRINGKPVSFRGTNRHEMHPVHGSALTRADMVEDIGIIKRLNMNTVRTSHYPNNPLWLELADEYGLYLVDETNLETHGIRGEYPGDHADWTEACVARAQNMVHRDKNHASVVIWSLGNEAGGGSTFNAMYDWIRSYDPTRVIQYEGDDRPGMSDIRSEMYDSPSRVEARAKDTADTRPYVMIEYSHGMGNSNGNFKKYWDIVRRYDVLQGGWIWDFADQALSWPTPTRKLLTESGPAALRGEVIAPSGTFARDEGVSGGTVFARDASLDLTGSLTLEAWVTPHFTGGHQPILAKGDTQYALKQSDRTLEFFIHGGGQWVTANWTLPDGWTGREHHVAGVFDAEAGTLTLYVDGVVRATRATTRRPSVNTAPLALATDVDNPTREFSGTVRRARVYARALSAADLASDSRGPGDDGVRFWFDAATVGLTEKRPRDKRFYAYGGDWGDNPNDGAFAGDGIVTADRAGTGKSVEVKQIYQAINAAPASGDTVTSGRVTLTNEYLFTNVREFEGRWSLVADGKVVQRGRLTRDQLDVPPLSGKDITVPVRVPAKAAPGTEYFLHLSFTTKESTKWAKAGFEVAKQQLAVAADSPAVTPVPLESVPALRHEDGEKAVTVRGRGFSVTVDKSSGTITSYEARGVRLITSGPVPNFWRAPTDNDRGNGQHTRNQTWRDAGANREVTDVSVRALRDRAVEIKVTGTLPTATASTYTTTYTVFGNGEIKVDNTLHPGAASLPYIPEVGTLLFLPRRLDRLRYYGRGPEENMWDRNNGTDVGLYSGTVADQWTSYLRPQENGNRTDVRWAALTGRDGVGLLVSGEPLIEISASHFTPEDLSVGARHDYQLTPRDEVVLRVNHRQMGVGGDNSWGAHTHDEYKLLAGRDYAYTYRLRPLTDVDGATAASRRPTATEFSG, from the coding sequence ATGCCGCACCCGCACGTGCCCCACGACGACCGACCGCTCGTCAGCCGCCGCCGTCTCCTGGAGTCGGGCGCCGCCGTGCTCGGCGCGCTCGCGCTGTCGGGGGCACCGGCCCTCGCGCACGCCACCGGCCGGCGGGCCGCGCCGGACGGCTCGCCGGAGTGGCAGGGCAACATCGCCGTCTTCCGGCTCGGCACCGAGCCGCCGCACACCACCCTCATGCCGTACCGGGACATCGGACAGGCACTGGCCGCCGACCGCACCCGCTCGCCGTACCGCCTCAGCCTCGACGGCACCTGGAAGTTCGCCTACGCCGACCGCCCCGACGACCGGGACGCCGACTTCCACCGCACCGACCTCGACGACCGTGACTGGGACACCATCCCGGTGCCCTCCGCGTGGCAGCTGCACGGCTACGACCGCCCGATCTACATCAACATCACCTACCCGTGGTGGGGCCCCAACGGCCTGGGCGAGGAGGCGCAGCCGCCGGCCGCCCCCACCCGCTACAACCCGGTGGGCCAGTACCGGCGCACCTTCACCGTCCCGCGCGACTGGGCGGGGCGGCGGACGTTCCTGCACTTCGAGGGCGTCAAGTCCGCCCACTACGTGTGGATCAACGGGCGGTTGGTCGGTTACCACGAGGACTCCTACGACCCCGCCGAGTACGACATCACCGAGCACCTCGAGCCGGGCACCAACCAGATCGCCGTCGAGGTCTACCGCTATTCCGACGGCGACTGGCTGGAGGACCAGGACATGATCCGGCTGAGCGGCATCTTCCGCTCGGTCTACCTGTACTCCACGCCCGCCGTGCACCTGCGCGACTTCAAGCTGGACACCCCGCTGAGCGACGACCACCGGACGGCCGAGCTGTCGGTGACGGCCGCCGTCCGGGACTACGGCGGCAAGGGCGGCGGCCGGTACTCCGTCGAGACCCAGCTGTACGACGCCGACGGGCACCCGGTCTGGTCCCGGCCGCTGCGGCAGGCCGTCGCAGTGGACTCCGGCGACGAGACGACCGTGCAGGCGGCCAGGGCGGTGCCCGAGCCGCGCCTGTGGTCGGCGGAACACCCGTACCTGTACACCGCCGTGCTCCGTCTGCGCGACCCGGCCGGCAAGGTGGTCGAGACCCTCTCCCACCGGGTGGGACTGCGCGAGTTCGCGCTCGAGAACGGGCTGATGCGCATCAACGGCAAGCCGGTCTCCTTCCGGGGCACCAACCGCCACGAGATGCACCCGGTCCACGGCTCGGCCCTCACCCGGGCGGACATGGTCGAGGACATCGGCATCATCAAGCGGCTGAACATGAACACCGTCCGCACCTCGCACTACCCCAACAACCCGCTGTGGCTGGAACTCGCCGACGAGTACGGCCTGTACCTCGTCGACGAGACCAACCTCGAGACCCACGGCATCCGCGGCGAGTATCCCGGCGACCACGCCGACTGGACCGAGGCGTGCGTGGCCCGCGCCCAGAACATGGTGCACCGCGACAAGAACCACGCCTCGGTGGTCATCTGGTCGCTCGGCAACGAGGCGGGCGGCGGCAGCACGTTCAACGCCATGTACGACTGGATCCGCTCCTACGACCCCACCCGCGTCATCCAGTACGAGGGCGACGACCGCCCCGGCATGAGCGACATCCGCTCCGAGATGTACGACAGCCCCTCCCGCGTCGAGGCACGGGCGAAGGACACCGCCGACACCCGGCCGTACGTGATGATCGAGTACTCCCACGGGATGGGGAACTCCAACGGCAACTTCAAGAAGTACTGGGACATCGTCCGCCGCTACGACGTCCTCCAGGGCGGCTGGATCTGGGACTTCGCCGACCAGGCCCTGAGCTGGCCCACCCCGACGCGCAAGCTGCTCACCGAGTCCGGGCCGGCCGCGCTGCGCGGCGAGGTCATCGCTCCCAGCGGCACCTTCGCCCGCGACGAGGGCGTCAGCGGCGGCACCGTCTTCGCCCGCGACGCGAGCCTCGACCTGACCGGCTCGCTGACCCTGGAGGCGTGGGTCACCCCCCACTTCACCGGCGGCCACCAGCCGATCCTCGCCAAGGGCGACACCCAGTACGCCCTCAAGCAGAGCGACCGGACCCTGGAGTTCTTCATCCACGGCGGCGGCCAGTGGGTCACCGCGAACTGGACGCTGCCGGACGGCTGGACCGGCCGCGAGCACCACGTCGCGGGTGTCTTCGACGCCGAGGCCGGCACGCTGACCCTGTACGTCGACGGCGTGGTCCGGGCCACCCGCGCCACCACCCGGCGCCCCTCCGTCAACACCGCGCCACTGGCCCTGGCCACCGACGTCGACAACCCGACCCGCGAGTTCAGCGGCACCGTCCGCCGGGCCCGCGTGTACGCCCGGGCGCTGAGCGCCGCCGACCTGGCCTCCGACAGCCGTGGGCCCGGTGACGACGGGGTGCGGTTCTGGTTCGACGCGGCCACCGTCGGCCTCACCGAGAAGCGGCCCCGCGACAAGAGGTTCTACGCCTACGGCGGTGACTGGGGCGACAACCCCAACGACGGGGCCTTCGCCGGCGACGGCATCGTCACCGCCGACCGCGCCGGCACCGGCAAGTCCGTCGAGGTCAAGCAGATCTACCAGGCGATCAACGCCGCCCCCGCCTCCGGTGACACCGTCACCTCGGGCCGGGTCACCCTCACCAACGAGTACCTGTTCACCAACGTCCGCGAGTTCGAAGGCCGTTGGTCCCTCGTCGCCGACGGCAAGGTCGTCCAGCGCGGCCGGCTGACCCGCGACCAGCTGGACGTCCCGCCGCTGTCCGGCAAGGACATCACGGTGCCGGTGAGGGTCCCGGCGAAGGCGGCGCCCGGCACGGAGTACTTCCTGCACCTCTCCTTCACCACCAAGGAGTCCACGAAGTGGGCGAAGGCCGGCTTCGAGGTGGCCAAGCAGCAGCTCGCCGTCGCCGCCGACAGCCCGGCGGTGACACCCGTGCCCCTGGAGAGCGTCCCGGCTCTCCGTCACGAGGACGGCGAGAAGGCCGTCACCGTCCGGGGCCGGGGATTCTCCGTCACCGTCGACAAGAGCAGCGGCACCATCACCTCGTACGAGGCCCGAGGCGTCCGCCTGATCACCTCGGGACCGGTGCCGAACTTCTGGCGGGCGCCCACCGACAACGACCGGGGCAACGGCCAGCACACCCGCAACCAGACCTGGCGGGACGCGGGCGCGAACCGCGAGGTGACGGACGTGAGCGTGCGCGCCCTGCGGGACCGGGCCGTCGAGATCAAGGTCACCGGCACCCTGCCGACGGCCACGGCATCGACGTACACCACCACGTACACCGTCTTCGGCAACGGCGAGATCAAGGTCGACAACACCCTGCACCCGGGAGCGGCCTCACTGCCGTACATCCCCGAGGTGGGCACCCTGCTGTTCCTGCCCCGGCGCCTGGACCGCCTGCGCTACTACGGGCGCGGTCCCGAGGAGAACATGTGGGACCGCAACAACGGCACCGACGTGGGCCTGTACTCCGGCACCGTCGCCGACCAGTGGACGTCCTACCTGCGTCCGCAGGAGAACGGCAACAGGACCGACGTCCGCTGGGCCGCGCTGACCGGCCGTGACGGCGTCGGACTGCTGGTCAGCGGGGAGCCGCTGATCGAGATCAGCGCCTCGCACTTCACGCCGGAGGATCTGTCGGTCGGGGCCCGCCACGACTACCAGCTCACCCCGCGCGACGAGGTCGTCCTGCGCGTGAACCACCGGCAGATGGGCGTCGGCGGCGACAACAGCTGGGGCGCGCACACGCACGACGAGTACAAGCTCCTCGCCGGCCGCGACTACGCGTACACCTACCGGCTGCGCCCGCTGACGGACGTCGACGGGGCGACGGCGGCCTCGCGGCGGCCGACGGCGACGGAGTTCTCCGGGTAG
- a CDS encoding metalloregulator ArsR/SmtB family transcription factor, whose translation MGHGAVTAAQDAGERVRLDAGNVAKVATTLQALSTPSRLLILARLREGPLPATELAAEVGMEQSACSHQLRLLRNLGLVVGERQGRSVVYALHDHHVAELLDQAVYHVEHLRLGISDGAE comes from the coding sequence ATGGGTCATGGAGCGGTCACCGCAGCACAGGACGCCGGCGAGCGCGTACGCCTGGACGCGGGCAACGTCGCCAAGGTGGCCACCACGCTCCAGGCCCTGTCGACGCCCTCCCGGCTGCTGATCCTGGCGCGACTGCGCGAAGGGCCGCTGCCGGCCACCGAGTTGGCCGCGGAGGTGGGCATGGAGCAGTCGGCGTGCTCGCACCAGCTGCGGCTGCTGCGCAATCTGGGGCTGGTCGTGGGCGAGCGCCAGGGCCGGTCGGTCGTGTACGCGCTGCACGACCACCATGTCGCCGAGCTGCTCGACCAGGCCGTCTACCACGTGGAGCATCTGCGGCTGGGCATCAGCGACGGCGCGGAGTGA
- a CDS encoding heavy metal translocating P-type ATPase yields MSLHVFLYGVRVSTTLTPTHAPAPARTTPRRRTRVLALPEARWALVATVAFLLGLALDLGGAPMWAYGPLYAVAYATGGWEPALEGLRALREKTLDVDLLMIVAALGAAAIGQVLDGALLIVIFATSGAVEALATARTADSVRGLLDLAPATATRLTEDGREETVPTTELAVGDLVLVRPGERIGADGSVLDGASEADQATITGEPLPVPKHPGDEVFAGTLNGTGALRVRVERDPADSVIARIVTLVEEASRTKAPTQLFIEKVEQRYAVGMVAATLAVFAVPLAFGADLADALLRAMTFMIVASPCAVVLATMPPLLSAIANAGRHGVLVKSAVAMERLGEIDTTALDKTGTLTEGTPEVTGIHPLPDSGLDENALLTLAAAAEHPSEHPLARAIVAAAGARGLRIPPAEDFTAAPGRGVRATVEGHVVSVGRADVESDATVVQVGRDGVPVGTLALTDRLRPDAAGTTAALTALTGTAPILLTGDNAGAAARVADATGLTDVRAELLPEDKVGAVRDLQHTGRKVLFVGDGVNDAPALAAAHSGIAMGRAGSDLALETADAVIVRDELATVPAVVRLSRAARRLVLQNLVIAGAFITVLVLWDLLGHLPLPLGVAGHEGSTVLVGLNGLRLLRESAWRSGPAQGT; encoded by the coding sequence ATGAGTCTTCATGTGTTCCTGTATGGTGTCCGCGTGTCCACGACTCTCACCCCCACGCATGCCCCCGCCCCCGCCCGCACCACCCCCCGTCGCCGCACCCGCGTCCTCGCCCTGCCCGAGGCCCGCTGGGCGCTCGTCGCGACCGTCGCCTTCCTGCTCGGCCTGGCCCTGGACCTCGGCGGAGCACCGATGTGGGCCTACGGGCCGCTGTACGCGGTCGCCTACGCCACCGGCGGCTGGGAACCGGCCCTCGAAGGGCTGCGCGCGCTGCGCGAGAAGACCCTGGACGTCGACCTGCTGATGATCGTCGCCGCCCTGGGCGCCGCCGCGATCGGCCAGGTCCTGGACGGGGCCCTCCTGATCGTCATCTTCGCCACCTCCGGCGCCGTGGAGGCCCTGGCCACCGCCCGCACCGCCGACTCGGTGCGCGGCCTGCTCGACCTCGCGCCCGCCACCGCCACCCGGCTCACCGAGGACGGCCGCGAGGAGACGGTCCCGACCACCGAACTCGCCGTCGGCGACCTCGTCCTGGTCCGCCCGGGCGAACGCATCGGCGCCGACGGCAGCGTCCTGGACGGCGCCAGCGAGGCCGACCAGGCCACCATCACCGGCGAACCCCTGCCGGTCCCCAAGCACCCCGGCGACGAGGTCTTCGCGGGCACCCTCAACGGCACCGGAGCCCTGCGCGTGCGCGTGGAGCGCGACCCCGCCGACTCCGTGATCGCCCGCATCGTGACCCTGGTCGAGGAGGCGTCCCGCACCAAGGCCCCCACCCAGCTGTTCATCGAGAAGGTCGAACAGCGGTACGCGGTCGGCATGGTGGCCGCCACGCTCGCCGTCTTCGCCGTCCCGCTCGCCTTCGGCGCCGACCTCGCGGACGCCCTCCTGCGGGCCATGACCTTCATGATCGTCGCCTCGCCGTGCGCGGTCGTCCTCGCGACCATGCCGCCCCTGCTGTCCGCCATCGCCAACGCCGGCCGGCACGGCGTCCTGGTCAAGTCGGCCGTCGCCATGGAACGCCTCGGCGAGATCGACACCACCGCCCTCGACAAGACCGGCACCCTCACCGAGGGCACCCCCGAGGTGACGGGCATCCACCCGCTGCCGGACTCCGGCCTCGACGAGAACGCGCTGCTGACGCTGGCCGCGGCCGCCGAGCACCCCAGCGAACACCCGCTGGCGCGCGCGATCGTGGCGGCCGCCGGGGCCCGGGGCCTGCGGATCCCGCCGGCCGAGGACTTCACGGCCGCACCGGGACGCGGGGTCAGGGCCACCGTCGAGGGGCACGTGGTGAGCGTCGGCCGGGCGGACGTCGAGAGCGACGCGACCGTCGTCCAGGTCGGCCGCGACGGCGTCCCCGTCGGCACCCTCGCCCTCACCGACCGACTGCGCCCCGACGCCGCCGGGACCACCGCCGCCCTGACCGCCCTGACCGGCACCGCCCCCATCCTGCTCACCGGCGACAACGCGGGAGCCGCCGCCCGGGTGGCCGACGCCACCGGCCTCACGGACGTCCGCGCCGAACTGCTCCCCGAGGACAAGGTGGGCGCCGTACGGGACCTCCAGCACACCGGGCGCAAGGTGCTCTTCGTCGGCGACGGCGTCAACGACGCCCCCGCCCTCGCCGCCGCCCACTCCGGCATCGCCATGGGCCGCGCGGGCTCCGACCTGGCGCTGGAGACGGCGGACGCCGTCATCGTGCGCGACGAACTCGCCACCGTCCCGGCCGTCGTACGGCTCTCGCGGGCGGCCCGCCGGCTGGTCCTGCAGAACCTCGTGATCGCGGGCGCCTTCATCACGGTGCTCGTCCTGTGGGACCTGCTCGGCCACCTCCCGCTGCCGCTCGGCGTCGCGGGCCACGAGGGCTCGACGGTCCTCGTCGGCCTCAACGGCCTCAGGCTGCTGCGTGAGTCCGCGTGGCGATCCGGCCCGGCCCAGGGCACATGA
- a CDS encoding AlkA N-terminal domain-containing protein, with the protein MQMGMHTDTERCVRAVRSKDARFDGWFFTAVLTTRVYCRPSCPVVPPKPENMTFHPSAAACQQAGFRACKRCRPDTSPGSPQWNQRADLVARAMRLVADGVVDREGVPGLAARLGYSPRQVERQLLAELGAGPLALARAQRAQTARLLIETTPLPMAEIAFAAGFSSIRTFNDTVREVFALSPSDLRARVPKSRATTDRPRGTPGALALRLPFRAPLTPDNLFGHLAATAVPGVEEWRDGAYRRTLRLPYGHGIVALTPRPDHIACRLTLGDLRDLTVAISRCRRLLDLDADPVAVDDQLRADPVLAPLVDKAPGRRVPRTVDEAEFAVRAVLGQQVSTAAARTHAARLVTAYGDPVDDPEGGLTHLFPSPAALAALDPESLALPRARRVTFTTLVDRLADGTLNLGVEGDWAQTRARLLALPGFGPWTADVIAMRALGDPDAFLPTDLGIRRAARELGLPSTPAALTARAAAWRPWRAYAVQYLWATDSHPINFLPA; encoded by the coding sequence ATGCAGATGGGGATGCACACCGACACCGAGCGCTGCGTACGCGCCGTCCGGTCCAAGGACGCCCGCTTCGACGGCTGGTTCTTCACCGCCGTCCTGACCACCCGCGTCTACTGCCGGCCCAGCTGCCCGGTCGTGCCGCCCAAGCCCGAGAACATGACCTTCCACCCGAGTGCGGCGGCCTGCCAGCAGGCCGGCTTCCGCGCCTGCAAGCGGTGCCGCCCCGACACCAGCCCCGGCTCCCCGCAGTGGAACCAGCGCGCCGACCTGGTGGCCCGCGCCATGCGCCTGGTCGCCGACGGCGTCGTGGACCGCGAGGGCGTGCCCGGCCTCGCCGCCCGGCTCGGTTACAGCCCCCGGCAGGTGGAACGCCAGCTGCTCGCCGAACTGGGCGCGGGCCCGCTCGCCCTGGCCCGCGCCCAGCGCGCCCAGACGGCCCGGCTCCTGATCGAGACGACCCCGCTGCCGATGGCGGAGATCGCCTTCGCCGCCGGCTTCTCCTCGATCCGCACCTTCAACGACACCGTGCGCGAGGTCTTCGCCCTGTCGCCGAGCGACCTGCGCGCCCGGGTACCGAAGTCCAGGGCCACCACGGACCGGCCCCGGGGCACGCCCGGGGCGCTCGCCCTGCGGCTGCCCTTCCGTGCCCCCCTCACCCCCGACAACCTCTTCGGCCACCTCGCGGCGACCGCGGTCCCGGGCGTCGAGGAGTGGCGGGACGGCGCCTACCGGCGCACGCTCCGGCTGCCGTACGGCCACGGCATCGTGGCGCTCACCCCACGGCCGGACCACATCGCCTGCCGCCTCACCCTCGGCGACCTGCGCGACCTGACCGTCGCCATCAGCCGCTGCCGCCGCCTGCTCGACCTGGACGCCGACCCGGTCGCGGTCGACGACCAACTGCGCGCCGACCCGGTCCTCGCGCCCCTGGTCGACAAGGCCCCCGGCCGGCGCGTGCCCCGTACCGTCGACGAGGCGGAGTTCGCCGTGCGCGCGGTGCTCGGCCAGCAGGTCTCGACGGCCGCGGCCCGCACCCACGCGGCCCGCCTGGTCACGGCGTACGGCGACCCGGTGGACGACCCCGAGGGCGGCCTCACCCACCTCTTCCCGTCCCCCGCGGCGCTCGCCGCCCTCGACCCCGAGTCCCTCGCGCTGCCCCGCGCCCGCCGCGTCACGTTCACCACCCTGGTGGACCGACTGGCCGACGGCACCCTCAACCTGGGCGTGGAGGGCGACTGGGCGCAGACCCGCGCCCGGCTCCTCGCCCTGCCCGGCTTCGGCCCCTGGACGGCCGACGTCATCGCGATGCGCGCCCTCGGGGACCCCGACGCCTTCCTCCCGACCGACCTCGGCATCCGCCGGGCCGCCCGGGAGCTGGGCCTCCCGTCGACGCCGGCGGCGCTCACGGCCCGCGCGGCGGCCTGGCGGCCCTGGCGGGCGTACGCCGTCCAGTACCTGTGGGCGACCGACAGCCACCCGATCAACTTCCTTCCGGCCTGA
- a CDS encoding methylated-DNA--[protein]-cysteine S-methyltransferase, with amino-acid sequence MKQHTIIDSPYGPLTLVADDGVLCGLYMTDQRHRPVEETFGARAEGLFAAAEEELEAYFAGELKEFTLELRLSGTPFQRSVWEQLRGIPYGETRTYGELADALGNPTASRAVGLANGRNPVGIIVPCHRVVGANGSLTGYGGGLDRKQRLLDFESGRALF; translated from the coding sequence GTGAAGCAGCACACGATCATCGACAGCCCCTACGGCCCCCTCACCCTCGTCGCCGACGACGGCGTCCTGTGCGGCCTCTACATGACCGACCAGCGCCACCGCCCCGTGGAGGAGACCTTCGGCGCCCGCGCCGAGGGCCTCTTCGCGGCGGCCGAGGAAGAGCTGGAGGCCTACTTCGCGGGGGAGTTGAAGGAGTTCACCCTCGAACTCCGCCTGTCCGGAACCCCGTTCCAGCGCAGCGTCTGGGAGCAGCTCCGCGGGATCCCGTACGGCGAGACCCGCACCTACGGCGAACTGGCCGACGCCCTCGGCAACCCCACCGCCTCCCGCGCGGTGGGCCTCGCCAACGGCCGCAACCCGGTCGGCATCATCGTGCCGTGCCACCGCGTGGTCGGCGCGAACGGCAGCCTCACCGGCTACGGCGGCGGCCTGGACCGCAAGCAGCGCCTGCTGGACTTCGAGAGCGGCAGGGCGCTGTTCTGA
- a CDS encoding VOC family protein produces MTSAIRHVTVDSADAHHLASFWSQVLGLPVHEDDKPGDEEALIEGAGLLFVTVAEPKAVKNRLHLDLQPQDRTRDEEVERLVSLGATLVDDRRVPDGRGWVVLADPEGNEFCVERGAAERAG; encoded by the coding sequence ATGACTTCCGCGATACGCCATGTGACGGTCGACTCCGCCGACGCCCACCACCTCGCCTCCTTCTGGTCCCAGGTGCTCGGGCTGCCCGTGCACGAGGACGACAAGCCGGGTGACGAGGAGGCGCTGATCGAGGGCGCCGGTCTGCTGTTCGTCACCGTCGCGGAGCCGAAGGCGGTCAAGAACCGCCTCCATCTCGACCTCCAGCCGCAGGACCGTACCCGCGACGAGGAGGTGGAGCGTCTCGTCTCCCTCGGGGCCACGCTGGTCGACGACCGGCGGGTCCCGGACGGCCGGGGCTGGGTGGTCCTCGCCGATCCGGAGGGCAACGAGTTCTGCGTGGAGCGCGGTGCCGCGGAGCGGGCCGGCTGA
- a CDS encoding Sir2 family NAD-dependent protein deacetylase, with protein MTKPLVAILSGAGVSTDSGIPDYRGPNGLWRQDPEAEKLVTYEFYMSDPEIRRRSWRMRRGNQALSAEPNAAHRAVAELERAGVPVRVITQNVDGLHQLAGMPARKVLELHGTARSFVCTGCHARGPMEDALARLDAGEEDPPCLECGGILKPATVMFGERLDPVVLGEAVAIAQACQVFVAVGSSLQVQPAAGLAGVAADHGARLIVVNAEPTPYDARADEVVREPIGTALPKLLRGISR; from the coding sequence ATGACCAAGCCCCTCGTCGCGATCCTCAGCGGCGCCGGTGTCTCGACCGACTCCGGCATCCCGGACTACCGCGGGCCCAACGGGCTGTGGCGTCAGGACCCCGAGGCCGAGAAGCTCGTGACGTACGAGTTCTACATGAGCGACCCGGAGATCCGGCGCAGGTCCTGGCGGATGCGGCGCGGCAACCAGGCGCTCTCGGCCGAGCCGAACGCCGCGCACCGGGCGGTGGCCGAGCTGGAGCGGGCCGGGGTGCCGGTGCGGGTGATCACGCAGAACGTGGACGGGCTGCACCAGCTCGCCGGGATGCCCGCCCGCAAGGTGCTCGAACTGCACGGGACCGCACGGAGCTTCGTGTGCACCGGGTGTCATGCGCGCGGCCCGATGGAGGACGCGCTCGCCCGGCTCGACGCCGGGGAGGAGGACCCGCCGTGCCTGGAGTGCGGCGGGATCCTGAAGCCGGCGACGGTGATGTTCGGCGAGCGGCTCGACCCGGTGGTGCTCGGCGAGGCCGTCGCCATCGCCCAGGCGTGCCAGGTCTTCGTCGCGGTGGGGAGCAGTCTGCAGGTGCAGCCGGCGGCGGGGCTGGCGGGCGTCGCCGCCGATCACGGCGCCAGGCTGATCGTCGTCAACGCCGAGCCGACTCCGTACGACGCGCGGGCCGACGAGGTCGTGCGGGAGCCGATCGGGACGGCCCTGCCGAAACTGCTGCGCGGAATCAGCCGATAG
- a CDS encoding NUDIX hydrolase, which yields MTSTQDFAAYIAGLPRVLAGAAALFRDAEGRVLLVEPNYRDGWALPGGTIESDDGETPRQGARRETAEEIGLDRDLGRLLAVDWVHGTGRPPLVAYLYDGGVLDEDDFKAIRLQEEELLSWRLVSREDLAEHLPGALGRRVLTALDVLAEGSGTAELENGHRVG from the coding sequence ATGACCTCCACTCAAGATTTCGCCGCCTACATCGCGGGACTCCCCCGGGTGCTCGCCGGGGCCGCCGCCCTCTTCCGCGACGCGGAGGGACGGGTGCTGCTCGTCGAGCCCAACTATCGTGACGGCTGGGCCCTGCCGGGCGGCACGATCGAGTCCGACGACGGTGAGACACCGCGCCAGGGCGCGCGCCGGGAGACCGCCGAGGAGATCGGCCTGGACCGCGACCTGGGCCGGCTGCTCGCCGTGGACTGGGTGCACGGCACGGGCCGCCCGCCACTGGTGGCGTACCTGTACGACGGCGGGGTGCTCGACGAGGACGACTTCAAGGCGATCCGGCTCCAGGAGGAGGAGCTGCTGTCCTGGCGGCTGGTGTCCCGCGAGGACCTCGCCGAGCACCTGCCCGGTGCCCTCGGCCGCCGCGTGCTGACCGCCCTGGACGTGCTGGCGGAGGGTTCGGGGACGGCTGAGCTGGAGAACGGGCACCGGGTGGGCTGA